Proteins co-encoded in one Streptomyces sp. SLBN-31 genomic window:
- a CDS encoding serine/threonine-protein kinase: MSEDPGSERLIAGRYRLLSPLGEGGMGTVWRARDEVLHREVAVKEVRAPAGLAASDVERMYARLEREAWAAARVANRNVVTVYDVATQDGRPWIVMELVRGISLAELLDAEGPLEPRRAAHIGAEVLSALRAAHEAGVLHRDVKPANVLLSNDDRVVLTDFGIAQVEGSSALTMTGEVIGSPEFLAPERALGRTPGPESDLWSLGVLLYAAVEGNSPFRQATPLSTLRAIVDEELPPPHRAGPLAPVIEGLLRKEPAERIAAGRAEQDLRIVAAGGTPSADGALASPYAPTVAAFQEPVSPTPPMPYPSAARTRPVPGPGTTATDAGPPERNRRAGLVLVVGVVVLALAVAGLTYALLHRDGGGKNPDDAGSPRSGTRTSAPATDPGAGTTPTSPTPSASASASKSSTPQSVRVTLAGTNTTYSGTCPPDKSRAPAFTATFTVGRVPATVTYRWVTQKGSLSGEWKTLSFPAGGGRTQQERNFITTRDSSGTFQDVIGVEVRDPVHATSNSVPFSLTCQAETPTGGASPSTSASPSQ; this comes from the coding sequence GTGTCCGAAGACCCTGGCAGTGAACGTCTGATCGCGGGCCGCTACCGTCTGCTGTCCCCTCTCGGCGAGGGCGGCATGGGAACGGTGTGGCGGGCCCGCGACGAAGTGCTGCACCGTGAGGTCGCCGTCAAGGAGGTACGCGCGCCCGCCGGGCTGGCGGCCTCGGACGTGGAACGGATGTACGCCCGGCTGGAGCGCGAGGCGTGGGCGGCCGCGCGGGTCGCCAACCGCAACGTCGTCACGGTGTACGACGTGGCGACGCAGGACGGCCGCCCCTGGATCGTCATGGAGCTGGTGCGCGGCATCTCGCTGGCGGAGCTCCTGGACGCCGAGGGTCCGCTGGAGCCCCGGCGGGCCGCGCACATCGGTGCCGAGGTGCTGTCCGCGCTGCGGGCGGCGCACGAGGCCGGCGTGCTGCACCGGGACGTGAAGCCCGCCAACGTGCTGCTCTCCAACGACGACCGGGTGGTGCTCACCGACTTCGGCATCGCACAGGTCGAGGGCAGCTCGGCGCTGACGATGACCGGCGAGGTGATCGGCTCGCCCGAGTTTCTGGCGCCGGAGCGGGCGCTGGGCCGCACGCCGGGCCCCGAGTCCGACCTGTGGTCGCTCGGTGTGCTGCTGTACGCCGCCGTCGAGGGCAACTCCCCCTTCCGCCAGGCCACCCCGCTGAGCACCCTGCGGGCCATCGTCGACGAGGAGCTGCCGCCGCCGCACCGGGCCGGGCCGCTCGCCCCGGTGATCGAGGGGCTGCTGCGCAAGGAGCCGGCCGAGCGGATCGCGGCCGGCCGGGCCGAGCAGGACCTGCGGATCGTGGCGGCCGGGGGCACGCCGAGCGCCGACGGCGCCCTGGCGTCGCCGTACGCGCCGACGGTCGCGGCCTTCCAGGAGCCGGTGTCGCCGACCCCGCCGATGCCCTATCCGAGCGCGGCGAGAACCCGGCCGGTGCCCGGTCCGGGCACCACGGCCACGGACGCCGGGCCGCCGGAGCGCAACCGCCGCGCCGGTCTCGTGCTGGTCGTCGGCGTGGTCGTCCTGGCGCTGGCCGTCGCGGGGCTGACGTACGCCCTGCTCCACCGCGACGGTGGCGGCAAGAACCCGGACGACGCCGGCAGTCCCCGCTCGGGGACCCGGACCTCGGCGCCCGCCACGGACCCCGGGGCCGGCACGACCCCGACGAGCCCGACGCCGAGCGCGAGCGCGAGCGCGAGCAAGTCGAGTACGCCCCAGTCCGTGCGCGTCACGCTGGCGGGGACGAACACCACGTACTCCGGGACCTGCCCCCCGGACAAGTCCCGGGCGCCGGCGTTCACGGCGACCTTCACGGTGGGCCGGGTGCCGGCGACGGTGACGTACCGCTGGGTGACGCAGAAGGGCTCGCTGTCCGGGGAGTGGAAGACGCTCTCCTTCCCGGCCGGTGGCGGCCGGACGCAGCAGGAGAGGAACTTCATCACCACCCGCGACAGCAGTGGCACGTTCCAGGACGTGATCGGTGTGGAGGTGCGCGATCCCGTGCACGCCACGTCCAACTCGGTGCCGTTCTCGCTGACCTGCCAGGCGGAGACCCCTACGGGCGGGGCCTCCCCCAGTACTTCGGCGTCACCCTCCCAGTGA
- a CDS encoding SGNH/GDSL hydrolase family protein, translating into MRRSRIAVFVSSILLAAGTALTGATAAQASQQAATGGYVALGDSYSSGVGAGSYLSASGDCKQSTKAYPYLWAAAHSPSTFDFKACSGARTGDVLANQLGTLSSATALVSITIGGNDAGFADVMTTCVLQSDSTCLSRINTAKAYVDSTLPGRLDNVYSAISAKAPNAHVVVIGYPRFYKLGTTCLGLSETKRTAINGAADYLDTAINKAAANHGFAFGDVRSTFTGHEICSGSSWLHSVNWLNIGESYHPTASGQSGGYLPVLNGAV; encoded by the coding sequence ATGAGACGTTCCCGAATTGCCGTTTTCGTGAGCTCGATCCTCCTCGCCGCCGGCACGGCCCTCACCGGGGCCACCGCGGCGCAGGCGTCCCAGCAGGCCGCCACCGGCGGCTATGTGGCCCTCGGCGACTCCTACTCCTCCGGGGTCGGCGCGGGCAGCTACCTCAGCGCCAGCGGCGACTGCAAGCAGAGCACCAAGGCCTACCCCTACCTGTGGGCGGCCGCGCACTCACCCTCGACCTTCGACTTCAAGGCCTGCTCGGGCGCCCGTACGGGTGATGTCCTGGCCAACCAGCTCGGCACCCTCAGCTCCGCCACCGCGCTCGTCTCCATCACGATCGGCGGCAACGACGCCGGCTTCGCCGACGTCATGACCACCTGCGTGCTCCAGTCCGACAGCACCTGCCTGTCCCGGATCAACACCGCCAAGGCGTACGTCGACTCGACGCTGCCGGGCCGGCTCGACAACGTCTACTCGGCGATCAGCGCCAAAGCCCCGAACGCCCACGTCGTCGTCATCGGCTACCCCCGCTTCTACAAGCTCGGCACCACCTGCCTCGGCCTGTCCGAGACCAAGCGGACGGCCATCAACGGTGCCGCCGACTACCTGGACACCGCCATCAACAAGGCCGCGGCCAATCACGGCTTCGCCTTCGGCGACGTCCGCTCCACCTTCACCGGCCACGAGATCTGCTCCGGCAGCTCCTGGCTGCACAGCGTGAACTGGCTCAACATCGGCGAGTCGTACCACCCGACCGCGTCCGGCCAGTCCGGCGGCTACCTGCCGGTCCTCAACGGCGCGGTCTGA
- a CDS encoding glycosyltransferase family 2 protein — MSSVLRPAATNHGPSTADKYRPISTHLAIAPPVSVVIPAMNEAENLPYVFKTLPDWIHEVVLVDGNSTDGTVEVARELWPKVKVVEQRGKGKGDALITGFEACTGDIIVMVDADGSADGNEIVSYVSALVSGADFAKGSRFANGGGTDDMTFIRKLGNWALCTAVNRKFGARYTDLCYGYNAFWRHCLDKISLDCTGFEIETLINIRVVKAGLKVQEIPSHEYLRIHGTSNLRAVRDGIRVLKVILKERSNRKELRRQEHHSPLLDSVRGEVS; from the coding sequence ATGAGTTCAGTTCTTCGGCCGGCGGCCACGAATCACGGGCCGTCGACCGCCGACAAGTACCGGCCGATCTCCACTCACCTGGCCATCGCGCCGCCGGTGAGCGTGGTGATCCCCGCCATGAACGAGGCGGAGAACCTTCCCTACGTCTTCAAGACGCTTCCCGACTGGATCCACGAAGTCGTTCTCGTGGACGGCAACTCCACGGACGGCACCGTCGAAGTGGCCCGCGAGCTGTGGCCCAAGGTCAAGGTCGTCGAGCAGCGGGGCAAGGGCAAGGGGGACGCCCTGATCACCGGGTTCGAGGCGTGCACCGGTGACATCATCGTGATGGTGGACGCGGACGGCTCGGCGGACGGCAACGAGATCGTGTCGTACGTCTCCGCCCTGGTCTCCGGCGCGGACTTCGCCAAGGGCTCGCGCTTCGCCAACGGCGGCGGCACCGACGACATGACCTTCATCCGCAAGCTCGGCAACTGGGCCCTGTGCACGGCCGTCAACCGCAAGTTCGGCGCCCGCTACACCGATCTCTGCTACGGCTACAACGCCTTCTGGCGGCACTGCCTCGACAAGATCTCCCTCGACTGCACCGGCTTCGAGATCGAGACCCTGATCAACATCCGGGTCGTCAAGGCGGGCCTGAAGGTGCAGGAGATACCCAGCCACGAGTACCTCCGTATCCACGGCACCAGCAACCTGCGGGCCGTGCGGGACGGGATCCGGGTGCTGAAGGTGATCCTCAAGGAGCGGTCCAACCGCAAGGAGCTGCGTCGGCAGGAACATCATTCGCCGCTCCTCGACTCGGTGCGGGGAGAGGTGTCTTGA
- a CDS encoding glycosyltransferase family 2 protein has protein sequence MSDLDVSVVICVYTEDRWEDILAAVSSVRSQSRPALETLLVVDHNPALLERLAKEYKEADEVRVLANAGPRGLSAGRNTGIAASHGEVIAFLDDDAVAERDWLRRFAEGYADPRVMAVGGRTMPIWASGRRPAWFPEEFDWVVGCTYRGLPAGLVRVRNVLGGNASFRRTAFDAAGGFATGIGRDGDKRPLGCEETELCIRLTRARPDAILLIDDRAVIHHRVPEAREHFGYFRTRAYAEGLSKALVARSVGADKGLESERRYATRVLPAGVARGLRDAALARPGGAGRAGAIVAGVLTAAGGYVVGSVRARRGGAAFTVAAIEGAADDRGGSS, from the coding sequence TTGAGCGATCTCGACGTCTCCGTCGTGATCTGCGTCTACACCGAGGACCGCTGGGAGGACATCCTCGCCGCGGTCTCGTCGGTGCGGTCACAGTCCCGGCCCGCTCTGGAGACCCTGCTGGTCGTCGACCACAACCCGGCCCTGCTGGAGCGGCTGGCCAAGGAGTACAAGGAAGCCGACGAGGTGCGGGTGCTCGCCAACGCGGGCCCCCGTGGGCTGTCCGCCGGCCGCAACACCGGCATCGCGGCCTCGCACGGCGAGGTCATCGCCTTCCTCGACGACGACGCCGTTGCCGAACGGGACTGGCTGCGCCGCTTCGCCGAGGGTTACGCCGACCCTCGGGTGATGGCCGTGGGCGGCCGGACGATGCCCATCTGGGCGTCGGGGCGGCGGCCCGCCTGGTTCCCCGAGGAGTTCGACTGGGTGGTGGGCTGCACGTACCGGGGCCTGCCGGCGGGCCTGGTCCGGGTGCGCAACGTTCTCGGCGGGAACGCCTCGTTCCGTCGTACGGCGTTCGACGCGGCGGGCGGATTCGCCACCGGCATCGGACGCGACGGCGACAAGCGCCCGCTGGGCTGCGAGGAGACGGAGCTGTGCATCCGGCTCACCAGGGCCAGACCCGACGCGATCCTGCTGATCGACGACCGTGCGGTGATCCATCACCGGGTTCCCGAGGCGCGCGAGCACTTCGGGTACTTCCGCACGCGCGCGTACGCCGAGGGCCTGTCGAAGGCGCTCGTGGCGCGAAGCGTGGGCGCGGACAAGGGACTGGAGTCGGAGCGCCGGTACGCGACGCGCGTGCTGCCGGCCGGGGTGGCGCGCGGGTTGCGCGACGCCGCGCTGGCCAGGCCGGGCGGCGCCGGCCGGGCGGGGGCGATCGTCGCCGGGGTGCTCACCGCGGCCGGGGGGTACGTGGTGGGGAGCGTGCGCGCCCGCCGCGGCGGAGCGGCGTTCACCGTCGCCGCGATCGAGGGGGCGGCCGATGACCGAGGGGGGAGCTCATGA
- a CDS encoding polysaccharide deacetylase family protein — MTEAPVPILMYHSVTTAPNDATRGLSVTPESFAEQMSLIDDLGLTPIDTGDLAAAWRSGRPLPPRPVLVTFDDGYEGVHRHALPVLAKHGFAATLFVSTGWIRGAYDTGGALDTMLDWDQVRELAAADVEIGGHSHTHPQLDQLDDERLRHELAHCRDIVTDELGTAPVSFAYPYGYSSRRVREAVRETGYAQALAVGNGLARRRQGPYALQRVTVRRGTGIEEFERLVEGRSIARIFARDRALTKGYAMVRRTRQVRRKAIGSRV, encoded by the coding sequence ATGACCGAAGCGCCCGTGCCGATTCTCATGTACCACTCGGTCACCACCGCGCCGAACGACGCCACCCGCGGGCTGTCGGTGACGCCGGAGTCGTTCGCCGAGCAGATGTCGCTGATCGACGACCTGGGTCTGACCCCGATCGACACCGGTGATCTGGCGGCGGCTTGGCGCTCGGGACGCCCGCTGCCACCACGTCCGGTGCTGGTCACGTTCGACGACGGCTACGAGGGCGTGCACCGGCACGCGCTGCCCGTGCTCGCCAAGCACGGCTTCGCCGCCACCCTGTTCGTCTCCACCGGCTGGATCAGGGGCGCGTACGACACCGGGGGCGCCCTCGACACCATGCTCGACTGGGACCAGGTCCGCGAACTCGCCGCCGCGGACGTGGAGATCGGCGGCCACAGCCACACCCACCCGCAGCTCGACCAGCTCGACGACGAGCGGCTGCGGCACGAGCTGGCCCACTGCAGGGACATCGTCACCGACGAACTGGGCACCGCCCCGGTCTCCTTCGCCTACCCCTACGGCTACTCCAGCCGCCGGGTGCGCGAGGCCGTCCGGGAGACGGGGTACGCCCAGGCGCTCGCCGTCGGCAACGGCCTCGCGCGCCGCCGCCAGGGCCCGTACGCCCTGCAGCGGGTCACCGTGCGCCGCGGCACCGGGATCGAGGAGTTCGAGCGGCTGGTCGAAGGCCGTTCGATCGCCCGCATCTTCGCCAGGGACCGTGCCCTCACCAAGGGCTACGCCATGGTCCGCAGAACACGCCAGGTCCGCCGGAAGGCCATCGGTTCCCGTGTCTGA
- a CDS encoding lipopolysaccharide biosynthesis protein, with product MSDTTTTTPQPQSVSEASEQSGRRLRLPGMGRGGGSQLFRNAYALMLNTGISAVLGLGYWLIAARYYSDSAVGQGSAAIAAMKLLAGLTAVTLTGALARFIPVAGRSTGRLIFRTYAGSSLVVSLAAIIFLLTLNIWGPSYRFLHGPVHGLGFIAAVVAWNVLTLQDGVLTGLRSAPWVPVGNTVFSGVKLVLLVGLAAAIPTSGVFVSWVAAIAFSVVPLGWLVFRRLVLRHIEATEEHARAPSVREIGRFLAGDYTGSLFSLAVVYLVPVIIASQVSSKDNAYFYITTTIGGTVNLLAINMGASLTVEGSHDPARLALNTRAALRRMARIMLPICGLMFVGAPWILGVFGQGYADAATPLLRMFAVGALLRVVMETYFAVLRAQSRTAGLAWLQGLLCVLVLSLTLLLLPRMGLTGAGVAEISSVAVIVTIAAPKLYRTLKAAPPAEVPEDAAPDGDLADLGTATVPITEKARRRGPAWALDSDTLTLGIHVDFDHLERRPDVRPGPGTPPTGTPVVRADHRPAWAKTPEVGLPVEPRERSRAWGSEPGSEASVGPAEVEVDAPFGAAFAARAAERDVRQEPSAREPGPPSLPWRERLHPSRVGLVLGGALVAALLLYWVPALELGEADLDGMGGLGLISVLPLPTLLGAALLVAVFASLLWLGREHKALLLITLLATVVSLHALPAVLETEPRFPTAYQHLGFLDHIDRTGSAVPDLDARWSWPGFFAVAAFVGRACGVTDFTEVVRWWPLTIQLLYLAPMFLLVRSMRASWRAKWTGIWIFVLSGWVGQDYFSPQGFTYLLYLAFVAILLVWFRAPRVLWTKNRPGEAEVEPTDRRQQAVLLGVLIGLFAASVPAHQLTPFVMLGVLTVLVLVGRSELRGLPVLFAVLVAVWVGFMAEPYWSGHFDDLFGGVGGVGSNVSTSVSGRIQGGDSTHKLVLYTRVLLAGGVMTFACWGWWRRRDHKYRERSLLVLTFVPFLGFGMQSYGGEMALRVFMFAVPGAALLAGLALFPRTGVTAEERDKDRVSLAPLAALMAGLLLMGGFLVARWGNEPFERVRPGEVAAMDYVYAHDKPTVRLLWLSSDTVNDVTPAMPWGTKDMERVNYVPTLAPADPVLVSGLVKALKDAGPNSYLMINESQLTYLRMDVGYSPTWGPRLIQNLDRRAELKKVYVNSDATVYALGKQPAGAVPKPDPGPIGPQITWTPWSVVGALAALALIVLLTAREVVRVATRPSVRQLRRLQSSFWFSLPLLAVLLASLVQRFLTMK from the coding sequence GTGTCTGACACGACGACCACGACACCCCAGCCGCAGTCCGTGAGCGAGGCGTCCGAGCAGTCGGGGCGCCGCCTTCGCCTGCCCGGCATGGGCAGGGGCGGTGGCAGCCAGCTGTTCCGCAACGCCTACGCGCTGATGCTGAACACGGGCATCTCCGCCGTCCTGGGCCTCGGCTACTGGCTGATCGCCGCCCGCTACTACTCCGACTCCGCCGTCGGCCAGGGCTCGGCCGCGATCGCCGCGATGAAGCTCCTCGCGGGCCTGACCGCGGTGACCCTGACGGGCGCCCTGGCCCGCTTCATCCCCGTGGCCGGCCGGAGCACCGGCCGCCTCATCTTCCGGACCTACGCGGGCAGTTCGCTGGTCGTCTCGCTCGCCGCGATCATCTTCCTGCTCACGCTGAACATCTGGGGGCCGTCCTACCGCTTCCTGCACGGACCGGTCCACGGCCTCGGCTTCATCGCGGCCGTCGTCGCCTGGAACGTGCTCACGCTGCAGGACGGAGTGCTGACCGGACTGCGCAGCGCGCCCTGGGTGCCGGTGGGCAACACCGTCTTCTCGGGGGTGAAGCTGGTCCTGCTGGTCGGCCTCGCCGCGGCGATCCCCACGAGCGGTGTCTTCGTCTCCTGGGTCGCGGCCATCGCCTTCTCCGTCGTGCCCCTGGGCTGGCTGGTCTTCCGCCGTCTGGTGCTCCGGCACATCGAGGCGACCGAGGAGCACGCCCGTGCGCCGTCCGTGAGGGAGATCGGCAGGTTCCTCGCGGGCGACTACACGGGCTCGCTGTTCTCGCTCGCCGTGGTCTACCTCGTCCCGGTGATCATCGCCTCGCAGGTCAGTTCCAAGGACAACGCGTACTTCTACATCACCACCACCATCGGCGGCACGGTCAACCTGCTCGCCATCAACATGGGCGCCTCACTGACCGTCGAGGGCTCGCACGACCCGGCCCGGCTGGCCCTCAACACCCGTGCCGCGCTCAGGCGGATGGCACGGATCATGCTGCCGATCTGCGGCCTGATGTTCGTCGGGGCACCGTGGATCCTCGGCGTCTTCGGGCAGGGCTACGCGGACGCCGCCACTCCGCTGCTGCGCATGTTCGCGGTCGGCGCGCTGCTGCGGGTCGTCATGGAGACGTACTTCGCGGTCCTGCGCGCGCAGAGCCGCACCGCCGGGCTCGCCTGGCTGCAGGGCCTGTTGTGCGTCCTGGTGCTGAGCCTGACGCTGCTTCTGCTGCCCCGCATGGGGCTGACCGGCGCCGGTGTCGCCGAGATCTCCTCGGTCGCGGTGATCGTCACCATCGCCGCGCCGAAGCTGTACCGCACCCTGAAGGCGGCCCCGCCCGCCGAGGTGCCCGAGGACGCGGCGCCCGACGGGGATCTCGCCGACCTCGGGACCGCCACCGTCCCGATCACCGAGAAGGCGCGCAGGCGGGGCCCGGCCTGGGCCCTCGACAGCGACACCCTCACGCTCGGCATCCACGTCGACTTCGACCACCTGGAGCGCCGGCCGGACGTGCGGCCGGGGCCGGGGACGCCGCCGACGGGGACGCCCGTGGTGCGGGCCGATCACCGGCCGGCCTGGGCGAAGACACCGGAGGTGGGGCTGCCGGTGGAGCCGCGCGAGCGAAGCCGGGCGTGGGGCAGCGAGCCCGGTTCGGAGGCCTCGGTGGGTCCGGCAGAGGTGGAGGTGGACGCGCCGTTCGGGGCCGCGTTCGCGGCGCGGGCGGCCGAGCGGGACGTACGGCAGGAGCCGTCGGCGCGGGAGCCCGGGCCGCCCTCCCTCCCCTGGCGCGAGCGTCTGCACCCCAGCCGCGTCGGGCTCGTCCTCGGCGGTGCGCTCGTCGCCGCGCTGCTGCTGTACTGGGTGCCCGCGCTGGAGCTGGGCGAGGCCGACCTGGACGGCATGGGCGGGCTGGGCCTGATCTCGGTCCTGCCCCTGCCGACCCTCCTCGGAGCCGCCCTGCTGGTCGCGGTGTTCGCCTCCCTGCTGTGGCTGGGCCGCGAGCACAAGGCACTGCTGCTGATCACTCTGCTGGCGACCGTGGTGTCCCTGCACGCGCTGCCCGCGGTCCTCGAGACGGAGCCGCGCTTCCCGACCGCCTACCAGCACCTGGGCTTCCTCGACCACATCGACCGCACCGGTTCGGCGGTGCCCGACCTGGACGCCCGCTGGAGCTGGCCGGGCTTCTTCGCGGTGGCCGCGTTCGTCGGCCGGGCCTGCGGGGTCACGGACTTCACCGAGGTCGTCCGCTGGTGGCCGCTGACCATCCAACTCCTGTATCTGGCGCCGATGTTCCTGCTGGTCCGCTCGATGCGGGCGAGCTGGCGGGCCAAGTGGACCGGCATCTGGATCTTCGTGCTCAGCGGCTGGGTCGGCCAGGACTACTTCTCCCCGCAGGGTTTCACGTACCTCCTCTACCTGGCCTTCGTCGCGATCCTGCTCGTCTGGTTCCGCGCGCCGCGCGTGCTCTGGACGAAGAACCGGCCCGGCGAGGCGGAGGTCGAGCCGACGGACCGCCGTCAGCAGGCGGTCCTGCTCGGGGTGCTGATCGGCCTGTTCGCGGCGAGCGTCCCGGCCCACCAGCTCACCCCGTTCGTGATGCTGGGCGTCCTCACGGTGCTCGTCCTCGTCGGCAGGTCGGAACTGCGCGGCCTGCCCGTGCTGTTCGCCGTGCTGGTGGCCGTCTGGGTGGGCTTCATGGCCGAGCCCTACTGGTCGGGGCACTTCGACGACCTGTTCGGCGGCGTCGGCGGAGTCGGCAGCAATGTGTCCACGTCCGTCTCCGGTCGCATCCAGGGCGGCGACTCCACGCACAAGCTCGTCCTGTACACGCGGGTGCTGCTGGCCGGCGGTGTGATGACGTTCGCCTGCTGGGGCTGGTGGCGCCGGCGGGACCACAAGTACCGCGAACGGTCGCTGCTGGTGCTGACGTTCGTGCCGTTCCTGGGCTTCGGGATGCAGTCCTACGGCGGTGAGATGGCGCTGCGCGTCTTCATGTTCGCCGTGCCCGGCGCCGCCCTGCTGGCCGGTCTCGCCCTGTTCCCGCGCACCGGCGTCACCGCCGAGGAGCGGGACAAGGACCGGGTGAGCCTGGCTCCGCTGGCCGCGCTGATGGCGGGCCTGCTGCTGATGGGCGGCTTCCTGGTGGCCCGCTGGGGCAACGAGCCGTTCGAACGGGTGCGGCCCGGCGAGGTCGCGGCCATGGACTACGTGTACGCGCACGACAAGCCGACCGTGCGCCTGCTGTGGCTGAGCAGCGACACCGTCAACGACGTGACGCCCGCGATGCCGTGGGGCACCAAGGACATGGAGCGGGTGAACTACGTGCCGACGCTGGCACCGGCCGACCCGGTCCTGGTGTCCGGCCTGGTCAAGGCACTCAAGGACGCGGGCCCGAACTCGTATCTGATGATCAACGAGAGCCAGCTGACGTACCTGCGGATGGACGTGGGCTACTCCCCCACCTGGGGACCCCGGCTGATCCAGAACCTTGATCGACGGGCGGAGTTGAAGAAGGTGTACGTCAACTCCGACGCCACCGTCTACGCCCTCGGCAAGCAGCCCGCGGGCGCGGTGCCGAAGCCCGACCCGGGTCCGATCGGGCCGCAGATCACCTGGACGCCGTGGTCGGTCGTCGGCGCCCTGGCCGCGCTGGCGCTCATCGTGCTGCTGACGGCCCGCGAGGTCGTCCGGGTCGCGACGCGGCCGAGCGTGCGCCAACTGCGCCGGCTGCAGAGCAGTTTCTGGTTCTCGCTGCCGCTGCTTGCGGTGCTGCTGGCCTCGCTGGTGCAGCGGTTCCTGACGATGAAGTGA
- a CDS encoding GH39 family glycosyl hydrolase, with amino-acid sequence MGRHGWSSGAGGTLRWRLTALLGVGMAALALIVTLINTLPDSGGSTRGTSKNGATVHGTPVTPKNRDDPAVGWGFTHTQYSADEGSSAATDRVEKLISNAGGLPQDQALMGWGADNPEPVKGRYDFGAMDRRIDFIRRSGGTPVITLCCSPDWMKGGRAGVDNTDWSRSALETAPLPEHYADFAALAATVAQRYPDVRHFVVWNEFKGFWNDAEGRWDHEGYTKLYNLVYKALKKVDKDIMVGGPYLVMDSVDPRDGDASPTFKGSWGAMDRRVLDAFGYWNEHKAGADFVVVDGSSYTNDEDMLPNEFGATDKFTAVGRWVRQRTHGLPLWWAEYYVEPADGNDERKGWSETRRVAVQAAGMIAMAKGGASSGFYWNPEDEKGDGCAGCLWTPTDSGSRGAKLPMFDLVSRFGQEFPPGTAYRTVSVAPDDVPNVRVLATDRTVLVVNTLGRSISAKIDGKRFDMAAYEVRWLGR; translated from the coding sequence ATGGGACGTCATGGGTGGAGTTCGGGAGCCGGGGGAACACTGCGGTGGCGGCTCACCGCGCTGCTCGGCGTGGGCATGGCTGCACTGGCGCTGATCGTCACCCTGATCAACACGCTTCCGGACAGCGGAGGCAGCACGCGGGGCACCTCGAAGAACGGCGCCACGGTGCACGGCACCCCGGTGACACCGAAGAACCGGGACGATCCCGCGGTCGGGTGGGGCTTCACCCACACCCAGTACAGCGCCGACGAGGGCAGTTCGGCCGCCACGGACCGGGTCGAGAAGCTGATCTCGAACGCCGGCGGACTGCCCCAGGACCAGGCCCTGATGGGCTGGGGGGCCGACAACCCCGAGCCGGTGAAGGGGCGTTACGACTTCGGCGCCATGGACCGCCGTATCGACTTCATCCGCAGGTCGGGCGGCACCCCGGTGATCACCCTGTGCTGCTCCCCGGACTGGATGAAGGGCGGCAGGGCCGGCGTCGACAACACGGACTGGAGCCGGTCCGCGCTGGAGACGGCACCGCTGCCCGAGCACTACGCCGACTTCGCCGCGCTCGCCGCGACCGTCGCCCAGCGCTATCCCGACGTACGCCACTTCGTCGTCTGGAACGAGTTCAAGGGCTTCTGGAACGACGCCGAGGGCCGCTGGGACCACGAGGGGTACACCAAGCTCTACAACCTCGTCTACAAGGCCCTGAAGAAGGTCGACAAGGACATCATGGTCGGCGGTCCCTACCTGGTGATGGACAGCGTCGACCCGCGTGACGGCGATGCCTCCCCGACGTTCAAGGGCAGTTGGGGCGCCATGGACCGGCGGGTCCTGGACGCCTTCGGCTACTGGAACGAGCACAAGGCCGGCGCCGACTTCGTCGTGGTCGACGGCTCCAGCTACACCAACGACGAGGACATGCTGCCGAACGAGTTCGGGGCCACCGACAAGTTCACCGCCGTCGGCCGGTGGGTACGGCAGCGCACCCACGGACTGCCGCTGTGGTGGGCCGAGTACTACGTCGAGCCCGCCGACGGCAACGACGAGCGCAAGGGCTGGTCCGAGACCCGCCGCGTCGCCGTCCAGGCCGCCGGCATGATCGCCATGGCCAAGGGCGGTGCCTCCTCCGGCTTCTACTGGAACCCGGAGGACGAGAAGGGCGACGGCTGCGCGGGGTGCCTGTGGACACCGACGGACAGCGGGAGCAGGGGTGCGAAACTCCCCATGTTCGATCTCGTCTCCCGCTTCGGCCAGGAGTTCCCGCCCGGGACGGCGTACCGGACCGTGTCGGTCGCCCCGGACGACGTGCCCAACGTCCGCGTCCTCGCCACCGACCGGACCGTGCTGGTGGTCAACACCCTCGGCCGGTCCATCAGCGCGAAGATCGACGGCAAGCGGTTCGACATGGCGGCCTACGAGGTGCGGTGGCTCGGGCGCTGA